From a region of the Leptospira kmetyi serovar Malaysia str. Bejo-Iso9 genome:
- a CDS encoding LIC12338 family lipoprotein — protein sequence MKIFRNFLSAGILAVVVFGVLFTGACKKKENNNDTDNVLLLLLATQPYVEQSKTGFFIIVPKGIAQ from the coding sequence ATGAAAATTTTTCGTAATTTTCTTTCTGCGGGAATTCTCGCAGTCGTTGTCTTCGGAGTTTTGTTCACCGGAGCTTGTAAGAAAAAGGAAAACAACAACGATACCGACAATGTGCTTCTCCTTTTGTTGGCGACTCAACCTTACGTGGAACAGAGTAAGACCGGATTTTTTATCATCGTTCCCAAAGGAATCGCTCAGTGA
- a CDS encoding TIGR04282 family arsenosugar biosynthesis glycosyltransferase: MNSKEALILFLRNPVAGQVKTRLAQILGNEAALAVYEQLVELTQKQVNVLDLPIRLYFDSIPEFVSNKWGNKFSAHLQTGQDLGSRMANAFLETFETGAEKTVIIGSDCPDLETKHIREAFSALDQSDVVLGPAVDGGYYLLGTKSHSPELFEGIPWSTDRVFGITLEKLQLSRKNVWILPKLNDVDEASDLDPYLRSGKINL, translated from the coding sequence ATGAATTCCAAAGAAGCACTCATTCTTTTTTTAAGAAACCCGGTCGCGGGACAAGTGAAAACAAGACTCGCACAAATCTTAGGCAACGAAGCGGCCTTAGCCGTCTACGAACAACTCGTGGAACTGACTCAAAAACAAGTCAACGTTTTGGATTTGCCGATCAGACTATATTTTGATTCGATTCCGGAATTCGTTTCCAACAAATGGGGAAACAAATTCAGCGCTCATCTTCAAACGGGACAGGATCTCGGTTCCAGAATGGCGAACGCGTTTTTAGAAACGTTCGAAACCGGCGCGGAAAAAACGGTCATCATCGGAAGCGATTGTCCCGATCTCGAAACCAAACACATTCGAGAAGCGTTTTCCGCACTCGATCAATCCGACGTCGTCTTAGGCCCGGCCGTGGACGGAGGTTATTATCTCTTAGGTACGAAATCGCATTCTCCGGAACTTTTCGAAGGCATCCCTTGGAGTACGGATCGTGTGTTCGGAATCACATTAGAAAAATTGCAACTATCGCGGAAAAACGTCTGGATTCTTCCCAAACTCAACGACGTGGACGAGGCGTCGGACTTGGATCCGTATCTTCGTTCGGGTAAGATTAATCTTTAG
- a CDS encoding ABC transporter substrate-binding protein: MKKIISILFLFSLVSPSFLSAQTQNESSNPPATETTAPAPSEEAPSAEEQITSAVKKLIGFIRYKKNDKALALIHVKQFSTQLLKSSGKIADADRKEFEEAISEFIVHRSFPIAHKYFDKIDINYEKPVIKGDNATLASSIIWNGSERITFSWILMKIDGAWYITDFLNEGKYASETNRVKSVEPSIKKNGIKQTIALIKREAKN; encoded by the coding sequence GTGAAAAAAATAATTTCCATCCTTTTTCTTTTTTCCCTCGTATCTCCGTCCTTTCTTTCCGCTCAAACGCAAAACGAAAGTTCCAACCCGCCCGCAACGGAAACGACCGCACCCGCTCCGAGCGAAGAGGCTCCTTCCGCGGAAGAACAAATCACTTCCGCCGTGAAAAAACTCATCGGTTTTATCCGATACAAAAAGAACGATAAGGCGCTCGCCCTTATCCACGTGAAGCAGTTCAGCACCCAACTCTTAAAATCTTCCGGTAAGATCGCCGACGCGGATCGTAAAGAATTCGAAGAAGCGATCTCCGAGTTCATCGTTCACCGCAGTTTTCCGATCGCTCACAAATACTTCGACAAGATCGACATCAATTACGAAAAACCGGTCATCAAAGGAGACAACGCGACTCTCGCTTCCTCCATCATCTGGAACGGTTCCGAAAGAATCACCTTCTCCTGGATTCTGATGAAGATCGACGGCGCTTGGTATATTACGGATTTCTTAAACGAAGGAAAATACGCTTCCGAAACCAACCGAGTCAAATCGGTGGAACCTTCCATCAAAAAGAACGGAATCAAACAAACCATCGCTTTGATCAAAAGAGAAGCAAAGAATTAA
- a CDS encoding efflux RND transporter permease subunit yields the protein MRQLLSRLTDSILLNPIRSCSVLAVFLLLSLWQASKLTVNSNNLDLLPKDNPSVIKTQKVIEMIGGNGFYILSIKFKDEKGMTDHLVKAFAAKKKGQTEIVENELKEAEKVKQKNVSYYKERENAIKKASDVLNERLLKEKDYVQYISYRYNVSFLQDRLPLFLKTEDLTEVRKRVKRKIDEEVERANPFFIKLNNEEYNPDFNDILAKYQKLAKRDIFDEYNISPDKGMLIFLIKPAGSFTNIEFNIALDKKIKEVVAELALDKKGIQIGYTGTYRLHLDDYETLMAALKPIAVASFIGIAILLLFFFRNPLFIVILLVSLLSGILFSFGLTTIVIGQLNSVTSIIASILMGLGIDYGIQFLYRFREEFTRKQDMLRSIKDTIYHTGIASFISALTTTSAFVVLAFSEFRGFSEFGIIATYGILIIAVSMYGVTALQITLLFRLFPSLKNKFLLSAKEQTTSPLLYRFYKKPGLLTLVVIAIVFVISFFSFSPGIQFNYNGRDLMVDNLDSVNLYDEIGDRFDISSDPQVIVVDTLEESEAVFDYMTPVPDEIAGSVDQVVSLWNFVPPKGQQRANLKVLKQLQTDMKPVKAAFLKPEQRKYLPVVKRYLSVKEYGLPEVPVYFSSQFKEVKGSKEKGHLVFIYPKVALWHGQKLLKFFDAVGELHYPKLSRRVLNTLLYDANGNVANDQIKNKWTPNEERLIVNALNTYPASRFKDLGLLEGTVSFILKTRPFSNLEQARSHKYVSNTAGSLILFANLIKIVQREGVAAFLITLVLVVIVLILFFRGIVPALISLIPLVLGIFVTLGIMAAFKIQLNFMNVLVFPVIVGYGIQNGIYIYYRFREDHDVVRAMSMVGPAIIASTLTTLVGWSSLLIADQKGLKSIGVVASIGIASSLIIALTLVPAVLEIVYRSRKEEESESKPIGFSEEESDSFTASESSEFSSQTGTGAQTAVSKKKAAKKKTASAKKAPAKKKKG from the coding sequence ATGAGACAGCTTCTTTCCAGACTTACAGACTCGATTCTCCTAAACCCGATCCGTTCTTGTAGCGTTCTCGCCGTATTTCTTCTTCTTTCCTTATGGCAGGCATCCAAACTTACGGTAAACAGCAACAACCTCGATCTTCTTCCGAAGGATAACCCTTCCGTCATCAAGACGCAGAAAGTGATCGAGATGATCGGCGGAAACGGATTTTATATTCTCAGCATCAAGTTCAAAGACGAAAAGGGAATGACGGACCATCTCGTTAAGGCTTTTGCCGCAAAGAAAAAAGGCCAAACCGAGATCGTCGAAAACGAGCTGAAAGAAGCCGAAAAGGTAAAACAAAAAAACGTTTCCTATTATAAGGAAAGGGAGAATGCGATCAAGAAGGCTTCGGACGTTTTAAACGAAAGACTTCTGAAGGAAAAGGATTACGTTCAATACATTTCCTATCGTTACAACGTTTCCTTTTTACAGGATCGTCTTCCCCTCTTCTTAAAGACCGAGGACTTGACCGAGGTTCGCAAACGCGTCAAAAGAAAAATCGACGAAGAAGTGGAAAGAGCCAATCCGTTCTTCATCAAACTGAACAACGAAGAATACAATCCCGACTTCAACGATATTCTCGCCAAGTATCAGAAACTTGCAAAAAGGGATATATTCGACGAATATAATATTTCACCGGACAAGGGAATGTTGATCTTTCTCATCAAACCCGCCGGTTCCTTTACGAACATAGAATTCAACATCGCACTCGATAAAAAAATCAAGGAAGTTGTCGCCGAACTCGCTCTCGATAAAAAGGGAATTCAGATCGGTTACACGGGAACGTATCGTCTTCATTTGGACGACTACGAAACCCTGATGGCGGCGTTAAAACCGATCGCGGTCGCATCCTTTATCGGAATCGCGATTCTTCTTCTGTTCTTTTTTAGAAATCCTCTTTTTATCGTGATCCTTCTCGTGTCGCTTCTTTCTGGAATCTTATTCTCCTTCGGTTTGACCACGATCGTAATCGGACAACTCAACTCCGTCACGAGTATCATCGCGTCCATTCTCATGGGACTCGGGATCGACTACGGAATCCAATTCTTGTATCGTTTCCGGGAAGAATTCACCCGCAAACAAGACATGCTTCGTTCCATCAAGGACACGATCTATCATACGGGAATCGCTTCCTTTATTTCCGCGTTAACCACAACCTCAGCGTTCGTGGTTCTCGCCTTTTCCGAGTTCCGAGGTTTCAGCGAGTTCGGTATCATCGCGACTTACGGAATTTTGATCATCGCGGTTTCGATGTACGGAGTGACCGCGCTTCAGATCACGTTGTTGTTCCGTTTGTTCCCTTCTCTCAAGAACAAGTTTTTGTTATCCGCAAAGGAACAGACGACGTCCCCCCTTCTCTATCGTTTTTATAAAAAACCCGGCCTTTTGACGTTAGTCGTCATTGCGATCGTGTTCGTGATTTCCTTTTTCAGTTTCAGTCCGGGAATCCAGTTTAATTACAACGGACGCGATCTGATGGTGGACAACCTGGATTCGGTCAATCTCTACGACGAGATCGGAGATCGTTTCGATATCAGTTCCGATCCGCAGGTCATCGTGGTAGACACTTTGGAAGAATCCGAAGCGGTGTTCGATTATATGACTCCCGTTCCCGACGAGATCGCGGGCTCCGTGGATCAGGTCGTATCTCTTTGGAATTTCGTGCCTCCGAAGGGACAACAAAGGGCCAATTTAAAAGTTCTCAAACAACTGCAAACGGATATGAAACCCGTCAAGGCGGCGTTCTTAAAACCGGAACAAAGAAAATATCTTCCCGTGGTCAAAAGATATTTGAGCGTTAAGGAATACGGACTTCCCGAGGTTCCTGTTTACTTCAGTTCTCAGTTTAAGGAAGTAAAAGGATCCAAAGAAAAAGGACATCTCGTATTTATCTATCCGAAGGTCGCGCTTTGGCACGGACAAAAACTTCTGAAGTTTTTCGACGCCGTGGGAGAATTACATTATCCTAAACTATCCAGAAGGGTTCTCAACACTCTTCTATACGATGCAAACGGAAACGTCGCAAACGATCAGATCAAAAACAAGTGGACTCCGAACGAAGAACGTCTGATCGTAAACGCGTTGAACACATATCCGGCTTCTCGATTTAAGGATCTCGGACTTTTGGAAGGAACCGTTTCCTTTATCTTAAAGACAAGACCTTTCTCGAATCTGGAACAAGCCCGATCCCATAAATACGTTTCGAACACCGCGGGAAGTTTGATTCTTTTTGCCAACCTCATCAAGATCGTTCAAAGAGAAGGAGTCGCGGCGTTTCTCATCACTTTGGTTCTCGTGGTCATCGTGCTGATTCTATTCTTTCGAGGAATCGTTCCGGCGCTCATCTCTTTGATCCCGCTCGTTCTCGGAATTTTCGTGACGCTCGGAATTATGGCGGCGTTTAAAATCCAACTCAACTTTATGAACGTTCTCGTCTTCCCTGTGATCGTAGGCTACGGAATCCAAAACGGAATTTATATCTACTATCGTTTTCGGGAGGATCACGACGTGGTTCGCGCCATGTCCATGGTCGGACCTGCGATCATCGCATCCACGTTAACCACTCTTGTAGGATGGAGTTCCCTTTTGATCGCCGATCAGAAAGGACTCAAGTCCATCGGAGTTGTTGCGAGCATCGGGATCGCGTCCTCTCTCATCATAGCTCTCACTTTGGTTCCCGCGGTATTGGAAATCGTATATCGTTCCAGAAAGGAAGAAGAAAGCGAATCCAAACCGATCGGTTTCAGCGAGGAAGAATCGGATTCTTTCACCGCGTCGGAAAGTTCGGAATTTTCGTCGCAAACCGGAACCGGAGCGCAAACTGCCGTTTCCAAAAAGAAAGCCGCTAAGAAAAAAACGGCTTCGGCTAAAAAGGCGCCCGCCAAAAAGAAAAAAGGATAA
- a CDS encoding MXAN_6521/LA_1396 family lipoprotein, which translates to MLRYSFILVSLLFSVANCTVKYVKAGPVWEKELNTFKRLAVSVPAESVAGASEKKLAAKIAENYLSHHKEFIIYPYRSGNGTCGGSDKKVQGIFQLKIQEKETADRVSLSALAKVIHCGKGEILWEGLAENSYSKNTEENQSLINTYTQLYGKEIAGKVNAYFFLLQSLLDQLDSPVLTEEEKDEKIEVEAR; encoded by the coding sequence ATGTTACGATATTCTTTTATACTCGTCTCTCTGTTGTTCTCCGTTGCGAACTGTACGGTAAAATACGTAAAGGCCGGACCGGTCTGGGAAAAGGAACTGAACACCTTCAAACGACTGGCGGTTTCCGTTCCAGCGGAAAGCGTAGCCGGGGCTTCCGAAAAAAAGTTAGCCGCAAAGATCGCGGAAAACTATCTTTCCCATCATAAGGAATTTATCATATACCCGTATCGTTCCGGAAACGGAACCTGCGGAGGATCGGATAAAAAGGTCCAAGGAATCTTTCAACTGAAGATTCAGGAAAAGGAAACCGCGGATCGGGTTTCTCTGAGCGCGCTCGCAAAAGTGATCCACTGCGGCAAAGGTGAAATTCTCTGGGAAGGACTGGCCGAAAATTCCTATTCCAAAAACACGGAAGAAAACCAATCCCTCATCAATACGTATACTCAGCTTTACGGAAAGGAAATCGCCGGAAAGGTGAACGCCTACTTCTTTTTACTCCAATCCCTTTTGGATCAACTGGACAGTCCGGTCCTAACCGAAGAGGAAAAAGACGAAAAGATCGAAGTAGAAGCGAGATAA
- a CDS encoding LA_2478/LA_2722/LA_4182 family protein — protein MRGIWIGILGLVFAGLFASDCGKKSPVSQSASAEVYKKVAETYCSQMSRCKEPYIASLEGKLRKEAALTYPDNAQCYSDFNYDYDKSEPIVLKKLSNNLKLDAELCIKSVERADCGSIVTYQIPECVEYNTFLETLSSPSSSK, from the coding sequence ATGCGCGGCATTTGGATCGGAATTTTAGGATTGGTTTTCGCCGGACTCTTTGCGTCCGATTGCGGAAAAAAAAGTCCCGTGTCCCAATCCGCGTCCGCAGAGGTTTACAAAAAAGTCGCCGAAACGTATTGTTCTCAGATGAGTCGTTGTAAGGAACCGTATATCGCTTCCCTCGAAGGCAAACTCAGAAAGGAAGCCGCTTTGACGTATCCCGATAACGCGCAGTGTTACAGCGACTTCAATTACGATTACGATAAGTCCGAGCCGATCGTATTAAAAAAACTAAGCAACAATCTGAAATTGGACGCCGAGCTTTGTATCAAAAGCGTGGAACGCGCGGATTGCGGTTCCATCGTAACGTATCAGATTCCGGAATGTGTGGAATACAATACGTTCCTAGAAACCTTATCGTCTCCTTCTTCCTCTAAGTAA
- a CDS encoding amidohydrolase family protein gives MLPCCHHILSSNRNAGPSPFPWKNPENLPPLRDDESPAHLPLLEKYGLPFIIDIHTHFFPEYVMKRIWKWFDGVHWEIAYRENEEKRLETLRKNRIFHFTTLNYAHKENMAEGLNRWVFENHTNTHGVVLFGTFFPEKGCYEYTKRAVEEFGFRGFKLHCEVGRLDLTRPELSETFSYLEKKEIPLVIHSGDAPLPGPYTNIRYFKSFIERYPKLKVVVAHMGASEVWEYAELLKIYPELRLDTTMVFVDFLATGEQTDPYLEILESFPDRVHFGSDFPNIPYALSHPICNLLNSSLSKETKRKVFLENSAHLLKIPI, from the coding sequence ATGTTGCCTTGTTGTCATCATATTCTTTCCTCGAATCGAAATGCGGGACCTTCTCCCTTTCCTTGGAAGAACCCGGAGAATCTTCCGCCTCTGCGCGACGACGAATCTCCTGCGCATCTTCCTCTTTTGGAAAAATACGGACTTCCGTTTATCATAGACATTCACACTCATTTTTTTCCCGAGTATGTGATGAAACGGATTTGGAAATGGTTCGACGGGGTTCATTGGGAAATCGCGTATCGGGAAAACGAAGAGAAGAGGTTGGAAACCTTAAGGAAGAATCGGATCTTTCACTTCACCACTTTGAATTACGCGCATAAGGAGAATATGGCCGAAGGTCTGAATCGTTGGGTTTTTGAAAATCACACGAACACACACGGAGTCGTTTTATTCGGTACATTCTTCCCTGAAAAAGGTTGTTACGAATATACGAAACGAGCCGTGGAAGAATTCGGATTTCGCGGTTTTAAACTTCATTGCGAAGTGGGGCGTTTGGATCTGACCCGTCCCGAACTTTCGGAGACTTTTTCCTATCTTGAAAAAAAGGAAATCCCTCTCGTGATTCATTCCGGCGACGCGCCGCTTCCGGGACCGTATACGAATATTAGATATTTCAAATCCTTTATCGAACGTTATCCGAAACTGAAGGTCGTAGTCGCGCACATGGGCGCTTCCGAGGTTTGGGAATATGCGGAACTTCTGAAGATTTATCCCGAACTTCGTCTGGATACGACGATGGTCTTCGTCGATTTTTTGGCGACCGGCGAACAAACCGATCCCTATCTCGAGATTTTGGAAAGTTTTCCGGACCGGGTTCATTTCGGTTCCGATTTTCCGAACATTCCGTACGCGCTCAGTCATCCGATCTGCAATTTGTTGAATTCTTCCCTGAGCAAGGAAACAAAACGTAAGGTGTTTCTGGAAAACAGCGCACATCTTTTGAAGATCCCGATTTAA
- a CDS encoding NAD(P)H-dependent flavin oxidoreductase encodes MKINTRITEMLGIDLPIIGAPMFLVSYPDLVVAVSEAGGIGCFPSLNYRSPEQLKDGLQEIRSKTKKPIGVNLILHKSHNPNWSKQLEVVLDAKVELLITSLGSPRTVVSEAKSVGSKVFCDVTTLKHANIVAKAGADALIAVAQGAGGHAGNISPFSLYPYLQKETGLPIIAAGAISSGAQMVASLALGADAVYIGTRLIATPEAMASEGYKQMLIDSGPEEIVYTEKISGIPANWLKKSVEKAGDLSHSGESQNLDQEYKRWKDIWSAGHGVAQIEGLIPAKDVVLGMAKEYRDILDRLPR; translated from the coding sequence ATGAAAATCAATACTCGAATTACGGAAATGCTCGGAATCGATCTGCCGATCATCGGGGCTCCTATGTTTTTAGTCTCGTATCCGGATCTGGTCGTGGCCGTTTCGGAAGCGGGCGGGATCGGTTGTTTTCCTTCTCTTAATTATCGTTCTCCGGAACAACTCAAAGACGGTCTTCAGGAAATTCGTTCCAAAACGAAGAAGCCGATCGGAGTGAATTTAATCCTTCATAAATCGCATAACCCGAATTGGTCGAAGCAGTTGGAAGTCGTTTTGGACGCGAAGGTCGAACTTCTCATCACGAGTTTGGGAAGTCCCCGCACCGTCGTCAGCGAAGCGAAGAGCGTAGGCTCCAAAGTTTTTTGCGACGTGACCACGTTGAAACACGCGAACATAGTAGCAAAGGCCGGTGCGGACGCGTTAATCGCCGTTGCACAAGGCGCGGGCGGTCACGCGGGAAACATTTCTCCGTTCAGTCTTTATCCCTATCTGCAAAAGGAAACCGGTTTGCCGATCATCGCGGCGGGCGCGATTTCAAGCGGAGCGCAGATGGTCGCCTCACTCGCGTTAGGCGCCGATGCGGTTTACATCGGAACCAGATTGATCGCGACTCCCGAGGCGATGGCTTCGGAGGGTTATAAGCAGATGTTGATCGATTCCGGCCCCGAAGAGATCGTATATACGGAAAAGATTTCCGGAATTCCCGCCAACTGGCTGAAGAAGTCCGTGGAAAAAGCGGGCGATCTTTCGCACAGCGGAGAATCGCAGAACCTCGATCAGGAATACAAACGTTGGAAGGATATCTGGTCCGCGGGTCACGGAGTCGCTCAGATCGAGGGTTTGATCCCCGCTAAGGACGTCGTCCTCGGAATGGCGAAAGAATATCGGGATATTCTCGATCGATTGCCTCGTTGA
- a CDS encoding putative quinol monooxygenase — protein MIVIMSSYKVLEERIEDFKKISHEMAKESLDTEDGVLRLDVLQGDGDPGRFVFMEVYKSEAARKKHLETPQFISWRRAVPEWFSQGSTSIQYLPVHIDLLG, from the coding sequence ATGATCGTGATCATGTCCTCTTATAAAGTTCTGGAAGAAAGAATCGAAGATTTCAAAAAGATCAGCCACGAAATGGCGAAAGAATCTCTCGATACCGAAGACGGCGTTCTAAGACTCGACGTTCTTCAAGGCGACGGAGATCCGGGACGATTCGTATTTATGGAAGTGTATAAAAGCGAGGCCGCGAGAAAAAAACATCTCGAGACTCCGCAATTTATTTCCTGGAGAAGAGCCGTTCCCGAGTGGTTCAGCCAAGGAAGCACGTCGATCCAATATCTTCCGGTTCACATCGATCTTCTCGGTTGA